A window from Aerococcus sp. Group 1 encodes these proteins:
- a CDS encoding HAD family hydrolase — translation MTAKKLCLVWDLDDTLYQKSDIFKKANEKFKEVRRDFDPDQLDYQVFKRMSNLAYDRAAQGDYSNQEMWRDRIQLAMKEIGIQISDEEADHWQHLYSQSQATMSLSPKLEQVFYWLIDQGVPLGIITNGLSDRQWQKARYLDLGRWFSSNRIVVSGDIGIEKPDPRIFDYMKQIIGEDYDYWYIGDSYQHDIRGAHAAGWHSIWLNYHQQDQADSQADLSVNDEGQLQAAIENLLK, via the coding sequence ATGACGGCAAAAAAACTATGCTTAGTTTGGGATTTAGATGACACCCTCTATCAAAAGAGTGATATTTTTAAGAAGGCTAATGAGAAATTTAAGGAGGTAAGACGGGACTTTGACCCTGATCAGCTCGATTATCAAGTATTTAAAAGGATGAGTAATCTAGCCTATGATCGAGCAGCTCAAGGGGATTACTCTAATCAAGAGATGTGGCGGGACCGCATTCAATTAGCTATGAAAGAAATAGGGATTCAAATAAGTGATGAGGAGGCTGATCACTGGCAACACTTATACAGTCAAAGTCAAGCGACCATGAGCCTTTCTCCCAAATTGGAACAAGTCTTTTATTGGTTGATTGATCAGGGCGTTCCTTTAGGGATTATTACTAATGGATTAAGTGACCGCCAATGGCAGAAAGCGCGCTATTTAGACCTAGGTCGCTGGTTTTCCTCAAATCGCATTGTTGTCTCGGGAGACATTGGTATCGAAAAGCCTGACCCGCGAATCTTTGATTATATGAAGCAAATTATTGGCGAAGATTATGATTATTGGTACATTGGTGACTCTTACCAGCATGATATTAGAGGGGCTCATGCTGCGGGCTGGCACAGCATCTGGTTAAATTACCATCAACAAGATCAAGCAGATAGCCAAGCCGACCTATCAGTAAACGATGAAGGCCAGCTACAGGCGGCGATTGAGAATTTGCTTAAATAA
- a CDS encoding PTS fructose transporter subunit IIC, which produces MKDNKIWKDLKKAFNTGVSYMLPAVVVGGIFLAVALSTGTATDAGLEITNPFMRNLNELGNAGFAMMIPLLAGYIAHSLAGKPGLVPGMILGYVANNPIGANQVKTGFLGAMILGVLAGYFVRWAKTWKVPQMLKTIMPILIVPIATVFVIGMLYVYLIATPIGAFMDALVRLLSDMQGGSSLLLGVLIGAMTAVDMGGPINKTATAFTIALMAEGVYAPNGAHRIACAIPPLALAISTFIDGKKYDESDRNLGLSTFFMGLIGITEGAIPFAVKDMKSVLPAIIIGSAIGGAIGMMNGVECLVPHGGLIVLPVVNGKLWYTLAIFIGAIVAAIILHFTKKNINQENI; this is translated from the coding sequence ATGAAAGATAATAAAATTTGGAAAGACCTAAAGAAAGCTTTTAATACAGGTGTTTCCTATATGCTTCCCGCAGTGGTTGTGGGGGGGATCTTTTTAGCCGTTGCTTTATCAACGGGTACAGCGACAGACGCTGGTTTAGAAATCACCAATCCTTTCATGAGAAATTTGAACGAATTAGGGAATGCCGGCTTTGCCATGATGATCCCCTTGCTAGCAGGCTATATTGCCCATAGTCTGGCCGGTAAACCGGGCTTAGTGCCAGGGATGATTTTAGGGTATGTTGCTAATAATCCTATTGGCGCTAATCAAGTAAAAACGGGTTTTCTAGGAGCTATGATTCTAGGCGTCTTAGCGGGTTACTTTGTTCGTTGGGCTAAGACTTGGAAAGTTCCACAAATGTTAAAAACCATCATGCCTATCCTAATTGTTCCTATTGCAACGGTTTTTGTGATTGGGATGCTTTATGTCTACCTCATTGCTACTCCAATTGGAGCCTTTATGGATGCCTTAGTCAGATTACTATCAGATATGCAGGGAGGAAGTTCACTGCTTCTGGGAGTCTTGATTGGCGCTATGACAGCGGTTGATATGGGTGGACCAATTAATAAAACGGCCACAGCCTTTACCATCGCTCTCATGGCAGAAGGTGTTTATGCGCCAAATGGTGCCCATCGGATTGCTTGTGCAATTCCCCCGTTGGCCCTTGCTATTTCTACTTTTATTGATGGGAAGAAATATGACGAATCGGACCGGAATTTAGGTCTATCGACCTTCTTTATGGGCCTTATCGGCATCACTGAAGGGGCTATTCCCTTCGCTGTAAAAGATATGAAGAGTGTCTTACCGGCAATTATTATTGGTAGTGCAATAGGTGGTGCCATTGGAATGATGAATGGGGTTGAATGTTTAGTCCCTCATGGCGGCTTAATCGTCCTACCTGTTGTTAATGGTAAGCTCTGGTATACACTAGCTATTTTTATCGGCGCTATTGTTGCAGCAATCATTCTTCATTTCACTAAGAAAAATATCAATCAGGAAAATATTTAG
- the hxlA gene encoding 3-hexulose-6-phosphate synthase codes for MTAKLQLALDDISLEKGLELVKQVKDYIDIVEIGTPFMMEYGMEAVRQVKAAVPEVEVLCDAKIMDAGYLEAKETFDAGADYVTVLGVTDNLTIKDVVKAAKEANAKVMVDMITITDIAKRVAEVEELGVDVVAVHTGVDAQAAGRTPLEDLAEMSKHVDNTVTAVAGGIKVDTVADYMQYNPQIIIVGGGILHADDPVQAAKELKEQMEA; via the coding sequence ATGACTGCAAAATTACAACTCGCTTTAGATGATATTAGTTTAGAAAAAGGCTTAGAACTCGTAAAACAAGTGAAAGATTATATTGATATTGTTGAAATCGGGACCCCATTTATGATGGAGTACGGTATGGAAGCGGTTCGCCAAGTCAAAGCAGCTGTGCCTGAAGTTGAAGTCCTCTGCGATGCTAAGATTATGGATGCGGGTTACCTTGAAGCTAAGGAAACCTTTGATGCTGGGGCCGATTACGTGACTGTCTTAGGGGTAACAGACAACTTAACCATCAAAGACGTTGTTAAAGCGGCTAAAGAAGCCAATGCTAAAGTCATGGTCGATATGATTACCATTACCGATATTGCTAAACGGGTTGCTGAAGTAGAAGAATTAGGAGTCGATGTGGTTGCTGTTCACACGGGTGTTGACGCTCAAGCAGCGGGCCGTACCCCACTAGAAGACTTAGCAGAGATGAGTAAACACGTCGATAACACCGTTACTGCTGTTGCCGGTGGAATTAAAGTAGACACGGTTGCTGATTACATGCAATACAATCCTCAAATAATCATTGTCGGTGGAGGTATCCTACACGCCGATGACCCCGTTCAAGCAGCAAAAGAATTGAAAGAACAAATGGAGGCTTAA
- the hxlB gene encoding 6-phospho-3-hexuloisomerase — MSAKNYVKEILEELLHNVAYENDDQLNDLVEAILKANHIFLTGAGRSGVGIRGFANRLMHLGFSVSVIGEITNPHTHEGDLLIVGSGSGETDSLVSTAKKAKKNGVKIAILTMDVESTIAKLADVVVLLPGVSPKLQHSGMDITSIQPMGSAFEQLLFLTGDGIILELMDRTGETSDSMFARHADLE; from the coding sequence ATGAGTGCAAAAAATTATGTTAAAGAAATTTTAGAAGAATTACTACACAACGTTGCCTATGAAAATGATGATCAATTAAATGACCTGGTGGAAGCTATCCTAAAGGCCAACCATATCTTCTTAACCGGGGCTGGGCGGTCAGGAGTAGGCATTCGTGGCTTTGCTAACCGTTTGATGCACTTAGGTTTCTCTGTCAGTGTGATTGGAGAAATTACTAACCCCCACACCCATGAAGGAGACTTATTAATTGTTGGTTCTGGATCCGGTGAAACCGATAGCTTGGTATCCACTGCCAAGAAGGCGAAAAAGAATGGCGTTAAGATTGCGATTTTAACTATGGATGTGGAATCGACCATTGCTAAATTAGCCGATGTTGTGGTCTTACTTCCTGGGGTATCCCCTAAATTACAACATTCTGGAATGGATATTACTTCCATCCAACCCATGGGCTCAGCCTTTGAACAGTTACTCTTCTTAACTGGTGACGGGATCATCCTGGAATTAATGGATCGGACGGGTGAAACTTCAGATTCTATGTTTGCTCGTCATGCCGATTTAGAATAG
- a CDS encoding PTS fructose transporter subunit IIB yields the protein MKVVGVSACPTGIAHTYMAQEAIEKEAKARGYECKVETQGSMGIENELSQEEIDAADVVIFAVAIEVEDEERFEEKENQNKVLTVEPGEVIKNPQAIFDQLEEL from the coding sequence ATGAAAGTTGTCGGAGTATCAGCTTGTCCAACGGGCATTGCCCATACTTATATGGCCCAGGAAGCAATCGAAAAAGAAGCTAAAGCGAGAGGCTATGAATGCAAAGTGGAAACCCAAGGGAGCATGGGGATTGAAAATGAGTTAAGTCAAGAGGAAATTGATGCAGCGGATGTAGTTATTTTTGCAGTAGCCATTGAAGTTGAAGACGAAGAACGCTTTGAAGAAAAAGAAAATCAAAATAAAGTACTCACCGTAGAACCCGGTGAAGTCATTAAAAACCCTCAAGCTATCTTTGACCAATTAGAAGAATTATAG
- a CDS encoding PTS sugar transporter subunit IIA: protein MENQIDAIVPQAMILLDEEVENRDAAIHHLVSQAKEANLVNDVKQMEEAVLAREAEVSTAVGYQVAIPHGKSEAVNRPFIGFLRLKDTMLWNDSDEVKLIFLIGVPESNVDNIHLRFIAQLSKNLLNENFRAFISKESSQDKLYEFFKEIDFSVNRD, encoded by the coding sequence ATGGAAAATCAAATCGATGCTATTGTTCCTCAAGCAATGATCTTATTAGACGAAGAAGTTGAAAATAGAGATGCAGCCATCCATCATCTGGTCAGCCAAGCCAAGGAAGCTAACTTAGTCAATGATGTGAAACAAATGGAAGAAGCGGTCTTAGCACGTGAAGCTGAGGTTTCGACTGCTGTAGGCTATCAAGTAGCTATTCCTCATGGTAAATCTGAGGCGGTCAACCGACCCTTTATCGGTTTTCTTCGTTTGAAGGATACCATGCTATGGAATGATAGTGATGAAGTGAAATTAATCTTCTTAATTGGCGTCCCTGAAAGTAATGTGGATAATATTCATTTACGCTTTATCGCCCAATTAAGTAAAAACTTATTAAATGAAAACTTTAGAGCCTTTATTTCTAAAGAAAGTAGTCAAGACAAATTGTATGAATTTTTTAAAGAAATTGATTTTAGTGTGAATAGAGATTAG
- a CDS encoding fructose-specific PTS transporter subunit EIIC, which produces MAKKVLAITSCPTGVAHTYMAAENLEEAGKKMGVDVKVETHGSIGVENDFTYQEIEEAEGIIIAADTDIDKSRFAGKRVIEVAVRQGIDRPEELIQSILDGKGKVMKGQAVKSEEKEEMGVGKTIYRSIMNGVSFMIPFVVTGGLLIAIALSLGGEATPEGFVIPEDSIWFHVNNIGGAAMSFMVPILAAYTAYGIAERPGLVPGMVGGYIAVNGSFYGSEANTGFIGGIIAGIIAGYVAKWIKSIKVPKAMQTVMPIIFIPIISSLVVGFIFIFLIGAPIAAMFDAMTHWLASLQGSSKIFLGAIIGAMISFDMGGPFNKTAFLFGSGLIAEGSYSVMGANAVAICIPPLAMGISAHLYKKKFTEVDRQTGTASFLMGLFGITEGAIPFAAQDPFRVIPSIMGGSIVGAIIAMMTGVGDHVAHGGPIVAVLGAVDNVGWFTIAVLIGVAVSVALIGLLKQNIADNPGLATAEVESAAASESDQETTESQGAVNSIHDLTDITEEHLMDLNLKASTKTEAFKEMLAFKGIDQFINDKETVLEALEAREAESTTGVGQQLAIPHAKSAAIDQVKVLYGYSEKGIDWDSMDGQPANMVFMILVPEHEKGNTHLKILQMLSRKLMNDDFRTAVMNAKTKEELYQLFKEITVE; this is translated from the coding sequence ATGGCTAAGAAAGTTTTAGCGATCACTTCCTGCCCAACCGGAGTTGCTCATACCTATATGGCTGCCGAAAATTTGGAGGAAGCAGGGAAGAAAATGGGGGTTGACGTTAAGGTTGAAACCCATGGATCGATAGGTGTTGAAAATGATTTCACATATCAGGAAATTGAAGAAGCTGAAGGAATAATTATTGCAGCGGATACCGATATTGACAAGTCACGCTTTGCGGGGAAAAGAGTCATTGAAGTGGCTGTTAGACAAGGGATTGATCGCCCGGAAGAATTAATTCAATCCATCTTAGATGGCAAGGGCAAAGTAATGAAAGGTCAAGCCGTCAAAAGTGAAGAAAAAGAGGAAATGGGTGTTGGAAAAACTATCTACCGGAGTATCATGAATGGGGTTTCCTTTATGATTCCTTTTGTTGTTACCGGCGGGCTCCTCATTGCTATAGCCCTATCCCTAGGCGGAGAAGCGACTCCAGAAGGCTTCGTGATTCCTGAAGATAGTATTTGGTTCCATGTCAATAATATTGGTGGAGCAGCCATGTCCTTTATGGTTCCTATCCTAGCTGCTTATACGGCCTACGGAATTGCTGAACGTCCCGGTTTAGTACCAGGTATGGTCGGTGGTTATATTGCAGTCAATGGGAGCTTTTATGGGAGTGAAGCTAACACTGGATTTATTGGTGGTATTATTGCCGGTATTATTGCTGGTTACGTGGCTAAATGGATCAAATCGATCAAGGTGCCAAAGGCCATGCAAACAGTGATGCCCATTATCTTTATTCCGATTATTTCAAGTTTAGTGGTTGGATTTATCTTTATTTTCCTAATTGGAGCACCAATTGCCGCAATGTTTGATGCCATGACCCATTGGTTAGCTTCCCTACAAGGTAGTAGTAAGATCTTTTTGGGTGCCATTATTGGAGCAATGATTTCCTTCGACATGGGTGGTCCCTTTAATAAAACGGCCTTTCTTTTTGGTTCAGGCTTAATCGCTGAAGGATCCTATAGTGTCATGGGTGCCAATGCGGTAGCTATTTGTATCCCTCCACTAGCCATGGGGATTTCTGCACACCTCTATAAGAAGAAATTTACTGAAGTTGACCGGCAAACGGGTACAGCTTCCTTTTTAATGGGACTATTTGGGATTACTGAAGGAGCCATTCCTTTTGCTGCTCAAGACCCCTTCCGTGTGATTCCGTCTATCATGGGTGGTTCCATCGTTGGGGCTATCATTGCCATGATGACCGGTGTTGGCGACCACGTGGCTCATGGAGGCCCTATTGTTGCAGTGCTAGGAGCAGTGGATAATGTCGGCTGGTTTACTATTGCTGTTTTGATTGGGGTCGCTGTCAGTGTGGCCTTAATCGGACTATTGAAGCAAAATATTGCAGATAATCCGGGCCTGGCCACTGCTGAAGTTGAAAGTGCTGCAGCTAGTGAAAGTGATCAAGAAACGACAGAAAGCCAAGGAGCAGTAAACAGTATTCATGATTTAACGGATATTACTGAAGAACATTTAATGGATCTCAATCTTAAGGCAAGTACAAAAACTGAAGCCTTTAAGGAAATGTTAGCTTTTAAGGGAATCGATCAATTTATCAATGATAAGGAAACCGTCCTCGAAGCCCTAGAAGCCCGCGAAGCAGAGAGCACCACCGGAGTCGGTCAGCAATTAGCCATTCCCCACGCCAAATCAGCGGCAATTGACCAAGTAAAAGTGCTTTACGGTTATTCTGAAAAGGGGATCGACTGGGATAGTATGGACGGCCAACCCGCTAATATGGTCTTTATGATCTTAGTTCCTGAACACGAAAAAGGGAACACCCACCTCAAAATCTTACAAATGCTATCGCGGAAGCTAATGAATGATGATTTCCGGACTGCAGTGATGAATGCAAAGACAAAAGAAGAACTCTATCAATTGTTTAAAGAAATCACAGTAGAATAG